A window of the Bacillus sp. A301a_S52 genome harbors these coding sequences:
- a CDS encoding methyl-accepting chemotaxis protein, whose amino-acid sequence MLKKITNKTIAKSIISFIIPVILVVLLVISLIGYFFSKTIIETQLDNQMDTKIQETVQSIDNVLTTQKAVVKSMAKTVEANLDQFNEADYKALLEGYLPMYDETFGMGIWFEPYTVEEIEQFAPFAFKEGDSIILDDTYTTGDLNIWTTEWYEVGKQPDGGWTESYFDPSTDVAMVTAAYPFYESNGQLAGVVTVDIDISSIQTMIANLEIDYDGVAMLLEDNGVYLGGVDEELLTVANIQESSNTSLVTAAENMLGSDTGKSEYNEGNETTLFYYSTIPETDWKVGISVKESMLYASLNRLMYMFIITSVVSLIVVTALIVIFSTRMGKTAKRYSDVAEAVADGDLINTFEEKELQRKDELGDIGRSLFTMQDNLIDVVKNFQSNAANIDDNAQTLSSFSQQMSATSENVAAAITDVAESTTDQYEALKNVDRMIQQFGTDLDFMNESITEVDGTSTSIMTVASESSEVMSNMTSSFEALTGTFSTLIERVKSVEVNISQVNEMTDLINAIADQTNLLALNAAIEAARAGEAGKGFAVVADEIRKLAEQSRESSETINEIIKGVASEAGVMVGSTNEVNNELLSQRGHLDDTMGAFNNIIEAVESMRPKVETTKETSEKINADKELVLKEIEKAGEIAENVAASAQEISASAEEMASSTEEVAASATSLGNMTNGMKERIKFFNIDK is encoded by the coding sequence ATGCTTAAGAAAATCACGAACAAAACCATTGCTAAATCGATTATTTCATTTATAATTCCTGTCATATTAGTTGTCTTACTCGTAATTTCATTGATCGGGTATTTTTTTTCAAAGACGATCATTGAAACTCAGTTAGACAATCAAATGGACACGAAAATACAGGAAACCGTTCAGTCTATAGATAATGTGTTAACCACGCAAAAAGCGGTGGTAAAAAGTATGGCAAAAACCGTTGAAGCTAATTTAGACCAATTCAATGAAGCAGATTATAAGGCTTTGTTGGAAGGATATTTACCGATGTACGATGAGACATTTGGAATGGGGATTTGGTTTGAACCTTACACTGTAGAAGAGATCGAACAGTTTGCGCCATTTGCCTTTAAAGAAGGGGATAGTATTATTCTTGATGATACATACACGACTGGTGACCTTAACATTTGGACAACAGAGTGGTATGAAGTTGGGAAACAACCTGATGGCGGATGGACGGAATCTTATTTTGATCCATCTACTGACGTCGCGATGGTCACAGCCGCTTATCCGTTCTACGAATCAAATGGGCAATTAGCTGGTGTAGTGACGGTAGACATCGACATAAGTAGTATCCAAACGATGATTGCTAATCTTGAGATTGATTACGATGGTGTAGCTATGTTATTAGAAGACAATGGCGTTTACCTTGGCGGTGTAGATGAGGAGCTATTAACAGTAGCGAATATTCAGGAAAGTAGTAATACGTCGTTAGTGACCGCGGCAGAAAATATGCTAGGAAGTGACACAGGGAAAAGTGAGTATAATGAGGGGAACGAGACGACGCTCTTTTACTATTCCACGATTCCTGAAACAGACTGGAAAGTTGGCATTAGTGTTAAAGAATCAATGCTCTATGCCAGTTTAAATCGTTTAATGTATATGTTTATTATAACAAGTGTTGTGTCACTAATTGTAGTCACAGCGTTAATCGTTATTTTCTCAACACGCATGGGTAAAACAGCTAAAAGATACAGTGATGTGGCTGAAGCAGTGGCCGATGGTGATCTAATCAACACTTTTGAAGAGAAAGAGCTACAACGAAAAGACGAATTAGGAGATATCGGAAGGTCGCTCTTTACCATGCAAGACAATTTAATTGATGTCGTTAAAAACTTTCAATCAAATGCGGCTAATATAGATGACAATGCCCAAACGTTATCCTCCTTTTCCCAACAAATGAGTGCGACGTCAGAAAATGTGGCAGCCGCTATTACAGATGTGGCAGAAAGTACGACAGATCAATATGAAGCATTAAAAAATGTAGATAGAATGATTCAACAGTTTGGTACTGATTTAGATTTTATGAACGAGTCCATCACAGAGGTGGATGGCACCTCTACATCTATCATGACGGTCGCAAGTGAGAGTAGTGAGGTTATGAGTAATATGACCTCATCGTTTGAAGCGCTAACTGGGACGTTCAGTACATTAATTGAACGGGTTAAATCTGTGGAAGTGAACATTAGTCAAGTGAATGAAATGACAGATCTCATTAATGCGATCGCAGACCAAACCAATTTATTGGCCCTTAATGCAGCTATCGAAGCGGCGAGAGCAGGAGAAGCTGGGAAAGGCTTCGCTGTTGTAGCAGATGAAATAAGAAAGCTAGCTGAACAAAGTAGAGAGTCGTCTGAAACTATTAATGAAATTATAAAAGGTGTGGCCAGTGAGGCAGGGGTCATGGTTGGCTCCACCAATGAAGTGAATAATGAACTCTTATCACAACGAGGCCATTTAGATGACACGATGGGAGCCTTCAACAATATTATTGAAGCGGTAGAAAGTATGAGGCCAAAAGTAGAGACGACAAAGGAGACGTCTGAAAAAATTAATGCAGATAAAGAGCTGGTTTTAAAAGAAATTGAAAAAGCTGGAGAAATAGCGGAAAATGTGGCGGCCTCAGCGCAAGAAATATCAGCATCTGCTGAAGAAATGGCGTCGTCCACTGAAGAAGTGGCCGCCTCAGCAACGAGCTTAGGGAACATGACCAATGGGATGAAGGAAAGAATTAAATTCTTTAATATTGATAAGTGA
- a CDS encoding HAD family phosphatase, with product MVKMIAIDLDGTLLNEKKQLSEENLHAIKLAQSQGVEVVIATGRAYFDVKAIFEHTGLKTWVISANGACIHTPSGDLFHHVPMEKKDALTILRWLEQHDFYYEVFSEDAILTPLNGRQILDIELDRLTSANPDVDTAFFEEIIHGQFSQTGFVQIDSSESIADDDITVYNILAFSLDEDKLLKGWHHFSDSPGLTLVKSAKHNFELEHEKAAKGIALDILAKKLGVPLAATAAVGDSFNDLSMLKVAGYSAAMGNAPLEIKQAADTVTLPNTENGVSHFIHELVKKTCP from the coding sequence ATGGTCAAGATGATTGCGATTGATTTAGATGGTACATTACTTAATGAAAAAAAACAGCTAAGTGAAGAAAACCTTCATGCTATTAAACTAGCTCAGTCACAAGGGGTTGAAGTGGTGATCGCCACGGGAAGAGCTTACTTTGATGTCAAAGCTATTTTTGAGCATACTGGCTTGAAAACGTGGGTTATCAGTGCTAATGGTGCATGTATTCATACGCCTTCAGGCGATCTCTTCCATCACGTGCCTATGGAGAAGAAAGACGCGTTAACCATTTTAAGATGGCTAGAACAGCATGATTTTTATTATGAGGTTTTTTCTGAAGACGCCATTCTCACCCCATTAAATGGACGACAAATACTAGATATTGAACTGGATCGTTTAACATCCGCTAACCCTGACGTAGATACCGCTTTTTTTGAGGAGATTATTCATGGGCAATTTAGCCAGACAGGATTTGTTCAAATCGACAGCTCTGAGAGCATTGCCGACGATGACATTACCGTTTATAACATCCTCGCCTTCTCATTAGATGAGGACAAATTGCTCAAAGGATGGCACCACTTTTCTGATTCCCCAGGCCTTACACTTGTAAAATCAGCTAAGCATAATTTTGAGCTGGAGCATGAGAAGGCTGCCAAAGGCATTGCCCTCGACATCCTCGCCAAAAAATTAGGAGTTCCTTTAGCTGCTACCGCTGCAGTTGGTGACAGCTTTAATGATTTATCAATGTTAAAAGTAGCAGGTTACAGTGCTGCTATGGGAAATGCTCCGTTAGAAATTAAACAGGCAGCTGACACTGTGACTTTACCTAATACCGAAAACGGTGTGTCTCATTTCATCCATGAGTTAGTGAAAAAGACGTGTCCATAA
- a CDS encoding DeoR/GlpR transcriptional regulator yields MYQEERLIAIISYLKQHKRISVEQICTLFDVSRDTARRDLVKLEEEKSIVRTRGGALLPSHVELKPYLSRLETVSEEKKKIGKLAASLIYEGDRVILDTSTTVQACAEQLDNINCTVITNSINQADVLSNKSNINIQLLGGTLEKDHRFLYGASVVNKLSEYYADKAFIGVIGISEEGLTIAHEEDGVVMRKMMQQAKQVIVLADHTKLGNTDFFKYAHLSDVDLLITDKIPPKPFSELLQQYDVELLTADEEQTGDD; encoded by the coding sequence ATGTATCAAGAAGAGCGATTAATCGCGATTATTTCTTACCTTAAACAGCATAAACGTATTTCTGTCGAACAAATTTGCACCTTATTCGATGTTTCTAGAGATACTGCCCGCCGTGATCTTGTGAAGCTAGAAGAAGAAAAATCCATCGTCCGTACACGCGGAGGGGCACTCCTTCCATCCCACGTGGAATTGAAACCCTATTTAAGCCGACTTGAAACCGTTTCTGAAGAAAAAAAGAAGATAGGAAAATTAGCTGCTTCTCTCATTTACGAAGGAGATCGTGTCATTTTAGATACGTCGACAACGGTTCAGGCATGTGCGGAGCAGTTAGACAATATCAATTGTACGGTCATTACAAACTCCATCAATCAAGCTGATGTTCTTTCTAACAAAAGTAATATTAATATTCAGCTTCTTGGTGGCACCTTAGAAAAAGATCACCGCTTCTTATACGGGGCCTCCGTTGTGAATAAACTATCTGAGTATTATGCGGACAAAGCATTCATTGGCGTTATAGGCATCTCAGAGGAGGGACTTACCATTGCTCATGAAGAAGATGGTGTTGTGATGCGTAAGATGATGCAACAAGCTAAGCAAGTGATTGTATTAGCTGATCATACTAAGCTTGGTAATACCGACTTCTTCAAATACGCTCATTTATCTGACGTTGATCTACTTATTACTGATAAAATCCCCCCGAAGCCTTTTAGTGAGTTATTACAACAATATGATGTCGAACTACTTACAGCCGACGAAGAACAGACAGGAGATGATTGA
- a CDS encoding citrate transporter: MLSIIGFITIMTIVILLIKGKVSPIIGLVIIPILGALATGFGFEEIGLFFNDGIDSVMGIVIMFIFAILYFGVMQDTGLFDPIINKMVKLCRGNVVAVAAGTVVIGAIAHFDGSGASTFLITIPALLPLYQRLKMSPYLLLLLVGTSASIINMVPWGGPLGRTAAVLGVDPNILWRPLIPLQIIAILLLILLGVLLGIREKRRISRYYGTEVAATEEMTYERSDSQEENADLRRPKLLWLNLMLTMGLVALLVWGLIPAGFVFMIGLSIALPLNYPKVDIQMERIRAHAPNALLMASIILAAGSFLGILSGTGMLDSLAVDLVTFLPNSVVPYLHLIIGVLGVPFELILNTDAYYFALLPVVEQIVTGFGVDAASAAYAMMIGNIIGTFISPFSPALWLGLGLAGLEMGKHIRYSFFWMWAFSLVLIVIAIVMGIITF; this comes from the coding sequence ATGCTAAGTATTATAGGATTTATCACGATTATGACCATTGTTATTTTATTGATTAAGGGAAAGGTCAGCCCTATTATTGGGCTTGTGATTATTCCGATTTTAGGGGCACTAGCCACTGGATTCGGATTCGAGGAAATAGGGCTCTTTTTTAATGATGGTATCGATAGTGTGATGGGGATAGTCATCATGTTCATTTTTGCCATTCTTTATTTTGGTGTCATGCAAGATACTGGCTTATTTGATCCTATTATTAATAAAATGGTAAAGCTCTGTCGGGGAAATGTGGTGGCGGTTGCAGCAGGAACAGTGGTCATCGGGGCAATCGCTCATTTTGATGGATCAGGAGCGTCAACTTTTCTTATAACGATTCCGGCGTTACTACCTCTTTATCAACGGCTGAAAATGAGTCCGTATTTACTGTTGTTGTTAGTTGGAACGAGTGCGAGTATTATCAACATGGTTCCGTGGGGAGGCCCGTTAGGAAGAACGGCTGCAGTATTGGGGGTAGATCCAAATATTTTATGGCGTCCCCTTATTCCACTGCAAATTATTGCGATTTTATTGCTTATCTTGTTAGGCGTTCTGTTAGGAATTCGAGAAAAGAGAAGAATTTCTAGATATTATGGTACGGAAGTTGCGGCAACAGAAGAGATGACATATGAAAGAAGTGATTCGCAAGAAGAGAATGCTGATTTGCGAAGACCAAAACTCTTATGGCTAAATTTAATGTTAACAATGGGGTTAGTTGCTTTACTAGTTTGGGGACTTATTCCAGCTGGGTTTGTCTTTATGATAGGTTTAAGTATTGCTCTCCCATTGAATTATCCAAAAGTCGACATCCAAATGGAAAGAATAAGAGCACACGCACCGAATGCTCTTCTAATGGCGTCAATTATTTTAGCTGCTGGTTCTTTTTTAGGCATATTAAGTGGTACTGGCATGTTGGATTCATTAGCGGTGGACTTGGTGACGTTTCTACCGAATAGTGTTGTCCCTTATTTACATTTAATTATCGGGGTTCTTGGTGTGCCGTTTGAACTCATATTAAATACTGATGCCTATTATTTTGCGCTTTTACCTGTAGTAGAGCAAATTGTTACTGGTTTCGGTGTTGATGCTGCCTCGGCGGCTTATGCGATGATGATCGGTAATATTATTGGCACATTTATAAGTCCCTTTTCACCTGCATTGTGGCTTGGGCTTGGGCTTGCTGGATTAGAAATGGGGAAGCATATCCGTTACTCATTTTTCTGGATGTGGGCGTTTAGCCTTGTACTCATTGTCATTGCAATTGTGATGGGCATTATCACCTTTTAA